From a single Carassius carassius chromosome 8, fCarCar2.1, whole genome shotgun sequence genomic region:
- the eno2 gene encoding gamma-enolase, whose product MSIVSIVAREILDSRGNPTVEVDLRTDKGLFRAAVPSGASTGIYEALELRDGDKSRYKGKGVLKAVGHINDTLGPALIASGISVVEQEKLDNMMIEMDGTENKSQFGANAILGVSLAICKAGAAEKSVPLYRHIADLAGNTELVLPVPAFNVINGGSHAGNKLAMQEFMVLPVGAESFRDALRVGAELYQTLKGVIKEKYGQDATNVGDEGGFAPNILENSEALELIKTAIDKAGFTDKVVIGMDVAASEFYRDGKYDLDFKSPPNPDRHISSDELVEIYQTFVNDYPVVSIEDPFDQDDWAAWTNMTGSMGIQIVGDDLTVTNPKRIEKAAEDRACNCLLLKVNQIGSVTEAIQACKLAQANGWGVMVSHRSGETEDTFIADLVVGLCTGQIKTGAPCRSERLAKYNQLMRIEEELGDQARFAGHNFRNPSAL is encoded by the exons ATGTCCATTGTGAGCATTGTTGCCAGGGAAATCCTGGACTCTCGGGGAAACCCTACAGTGGAGGTGGACTTGAGAACTGATAAAG gTCTGTTCAGGGCTGCGGTGCCCAGCGGAGCTTCGACAGGCATCTATGAGGCACTGGAACTCAGAGATGGAGACAAGAGCCGTTACAAGGGCAAAG GCGTACTGAAGGCTGTTGGTCATATTAATGACACTCTTGGACCAGCCCTCATCGCATCT GGGATCAgtgtggtggaacaggagaaaCTGGACAACATGATGATCGAAATGGACGGCACAGAGAACAAAT CTCAGTTTGGAGCTAATGCCATCCTGGGAGTGTCTCTGGCCATCTGCAAGGCCGGTGCGGCAGAAAAAAGCGTCCCTCTGTATCGTCATATTGCTGATCTGGCAGGAAACACAGAACTAGTGCTGCCAGTTCCT GCCTTTAATGTCATCAACGGAGGCTCTCATGCTGGAAACAAGCTCGCCATGCAGGAGTTCATGGTGCTTCCTGTGGGGGCGGAGTCTTTCCGGGATGCCCTGCGTGTCGGAGCCGAGCTCTACCAGACGCTCAAGGGTGTCATCAAGGAGAAGTACGGCCAAGACGCCACCAACGTCGGCGACGAGGGAGGATTCGCTCCAAACATCCTGGAGAACAGTGAAG CACTTGAGTTGATAAAGACGGCCATAGACAAGGCCGGCTTCACAGATAAAGTCGTGATCGGGATGGATGTAGCCGCCTCTGAGTTCTACCGCGACGGCAAGTACGACCTCGACTTCAAGTCTCCTCCAAACCCAGACAGACACATCAGCAGCGATGAGCTGGTGGAGATCTACCAGACGTTTGTCAACGATTATCCAG TGGTGTCCATCGAGGACCCGTTTGACCAGGACGACTGGGCCGCTTGGACTAACATGACGGGCTCCATGGGGATCCAGATCGTGGGCGACGACCTGACCGTGACAAACCCCAAGAGGATAGAGAAGGCTGCGGAAGACCGCGCATGCAACTGTCTGCTCCTGAAGGTCAACCAGATCGGCTCCGTCACAGAAGCCATCCAGGC ATGTAAGCTAGCTCAGGCCAACGGATGGGGCGTGATGGTCAGCCATCGCTCAGGAGAGACAGAAGACACTTTCATCGCTGATCTAGTGGTGGGACTCTGCACtggacag ATAAAGACAGGAGCTCCATGTAGATCTGAGCGTCTCGCAAAATACAACCAACTTATGAG GATTGAAGAAGAACTGGGCGATCAGGCTCGATTCGCCGGGCACAATTTCAGAAACCCTAGCGCTCTGTGA
- the LOC132145057 gene encoding triosephosphate isomerase A-like yields the protein MSSRKLFVGGNWKMNGDKESLGELIMTLNTASLNDETEVVCGAPSIYLDYVRSKLDQRIGVAAQNCYKVPKGAFTGEISPAMIKDCGIEWVILGHSERRHVFGESDELIGQKVAHCLESDLGVIACVGETLEEREAGTTEDVVFEQTKVIADNVKDWTRVVLAYEPVWAIGTGKTATPDQAQEVHEKLRGWLRANLSDAVADSVRIIYGGESAVFGNCKELAAQPDVDGFLVGGASLKPEFVDIINASS from the exons ATGTCCTCAAGAAAATTATTCGTGGGAGGAAACTGGAAAATGAACGGCGATAAAGAGAGTTTGGGCGAGCTCATAATGACCTTGAACACGGCCAGTCTCAACGATGAAACAG AGGTGGTGTGTGGAGCGCCGTCCATCTATCTTGATTACGTGAGGTCTAAGCTGGACCAGAGGATCGGTGTGGCCGCCCAGAACTGCTATAAGGTACCCAAAGGAGCCTTCACCGGGGAAATCAG CCCGGCGATGATTAAAGACTGCGGCATCGAGTGGGTGATTCTGGGCCACTCTGAGAGGCGTCACGTGTTTGGAGAGAGTGATGAG CTGATTGGCCAGAAGGTGGCCCATTGCCTAGAGAGCGATTTGGGTGTGATCGCCTGCGTTGGGGAGACACTAGAGGAGAGAGAAGCTGGAACCACTGAGGACGTGGTGTTTGAACAGACCAAAGTCATTGCAG ACAATGTGAAGGACTGGACTCGGGTGGTTTTAGCGTATGAACCAGTCTGGGCCATTGGCACTGGCAAAACTGCCACTCCTGATCAG GCTCAGGAGGTGCATGAGAAGCTGAGGGGATGGCTGAGAGCGAATTTGTCGGATGCAGTAGCCGACTCTGTGCGCATCATCTATGGAGGTGAGTCTGCAGTGTTCGG aaactgcaAAGAGCTGGCAGCCCAGCCTGATGTCGATGGCTTCCTGGTTGGAGGTGCTTCCCTTAAGCCGGAGTTTGTTGACATCATAAATGCCAGCTCATAG
- the LOC132145054 gene encoding guanine nucleotide-binding protein G(I)/G(S)/G(T) subunit beta-3-like, translated as MGEMEQMKKEAEALKTQIEAARKAVHDTDMASAASGVAPAPRVQLKTRKNLKGHLAKIYAMHWSTDNRLMVSASQDGKLLIWDSHTGNKVNAVPLKSSWVMTCAYAPSGNLVASGGLDNMCTVYNLKTPVIKTVKELDAHTGYLSCARFLSDTEILTASGDTTCALWDLETGKQKTVFLNHVGDCMCLSLSPDMNSFVSGACDSLAKLWDIRDGQCKQTFQGHTSDINAISFLPSGNAFVTGSDDCTCKMYDLRADQEVIGYQDAALNSGVTSLALSMSARLIFAGYDDFNCNIWDSLKGEKVGVLSGHDNRVSCTGVPPDGMCVCTGSWDSFLKIWN; from the exons ATGGGTGAAATGGAGCAGATGAAAAAGGAGGCCGAAGCCCTGAAGACACAGATCGAG GCGGCTCGTAAAGCAGTGCATGACACAGACATGGCCTCCGCCGCTTCTGGGGTGGCTCCGGCCCCTCGGGTCCAACTCAAGACCAGGAAGAATCTCAAAGGCCACCTGGCCAAAATCTATGCCATGCACTGGAGTACAGACAACAG GCTAATGGTCAGTGCATCACAGGACGGCAAACTTCTCATCTGGGATTCTCACACTGGAAACAAG GTCAATGCTGTTCCCCTCAAGTCCTCATGGGTGATGACCTGTGCATATGCTCCTTCTGGAAACCTCGTGGCCAGCGGTGGTCTTGACAACATGTGTACTGTCTACAACTTGAAGACACCTGTAATCAAGACGGTGAAAGAACTGGATGCTCACACAG GTTACTTGTCCTGTGCACGCTTCCTCAGTGACACAGAGATTCTAACCGCCTCCGGTGATACCACATG tgcattgtgggatttggAGACTGGAAAGCAGAAGACGGTTTTCCTGAACCATGTTGGAGACTGcatgtgtctgtctctgtctccagACATGAACTCCTTTGTTTCCGGTGCTTGCGACTCTCTGGCCAAGCTGTGGGACATCAGAGACGGCCAGTGCAAGCAAACCTTCCAGGGTCACACGAGTGACATCAACGCCATTTCG TTCCTCCCTAGTGGCAATGCATTTGTCACCGGCTCTGATGACTGCACATGCAAAATGTATGATCTTCGTGCTGATCAAGAAGTGATCGGATACCAGGATGCAGCCCTGAACAGCGGCGTAACATCACTGGCTCTCTCCATGTCTGCCCGCCTCATCTTTGCTGGTTACGATGACTTCAACTGCAATATTTGGGACTCGCTAAAGGGCGAGAAAGTGG GTGTGTTGTCTGGCCATGACAACAGGGTGAGCTGCACCGGAGTACCACCAGATGGCATGTGTGTTTGCACTGGCTCATGGGACAGCTTCTTGAAGATTTGGAACTGA